Proteins encoded within one genomic window of Acinetobacter sp. WCHA55:
- a CDS encoding Do family serine endopeptidase — MKSRAIQTGFFAVACTMAAVQTQAAPVDFSNLVEQVSPAVVSVNVVKKMTQEELLQQQIPEILKRFFGNQVIIPQQQSPQEKTAYGSAFFISKDGYLLTNHHVVEDASKVTIMFNDRRELDATVVGSDERTDVALLKVNGTNFPSLRAGNVDQLRVGEPVLAIGSPFGFDYSASAGIVSAKMRNMMGETSVPFIQTDVALNPGNSGGPLFNQQGEVVGVNSRIFSGTGGYMGLSFSIPIDVAMDIADQLKKTGKVTRSYLGFNLQDLDRNLAESYNLPKPEGSLITNVQPNSPAQKAGLKAGDIILKFNGTPISRTSELLNYLNRTMPNQTVQLEVLRDDKKRNISATLTTAPDDTPAKSDTVAQSKGPVLGIAIRNLAPAELSQLNVKGGVLIQEVKRGGAAAQSGMTAGDVVTRINNKVINNTNDFIQAASELKKGQVARVGIIRQGTPAILGMRIQ; from the coding sequence ATGAAAAGTCGCGCGATACAAACTGGTTTTTTTGCTGTTGCATGCACAATGGCTGCGGTGCAAACACAGGCAGCACCTGTTGATTTCTCAAACTTGGTTGAGCAAGTCAGCCCTGCTGTGGTGAGTGTAAATGTGGTTAAAAAGATGACTCAAGAAGAGTTACTGCAGCAACAAATACCTGAAATTTTGAAGCGTTTTTTTGGTAATCAAGTCATTATTCCGCAGCAACAATCACCGCAAGAAAAAACGGCTTATGGCAGCGCATTTTTTATTAGTAAAGATGGTTATTTATTGACAAACCATCACGTCGTAGAAGATGCATCGAAAGTCACGATTATGTTTAATGACCGTCGTGAACTGGATGCAACTGTAGTAGGTAGTGATGAACGAACCGATGTAGCCTTGCTTAAGGTGAATGGTACAAATTTTCCATCACTTCGTGCAGGCAATGTTGATCAACTGCGTGTAGGTGAACCTGTGCTTGCGATCGGCTCACCGTTTGGTTTTGATTATTCGGCTTCGGCGGGCATCGTGAGTGCGAAAATGCGTAATATGATGGGGGAGACATCGGTACCCTTCATTCAAACTGATGTGGCGCTCAATCCAGGAAACTCAGGTGGTCCACTATTCAATCAACAAGGGGAAGTGGTTGGAGTGAACTCGCGTATCTTCAGTGGTACGGGCGGTTATATGGGGCTGTCTTTCTCGATTCCAATTGATGTCGCAATGGATATTGCTGACCAACTGAAGAAAACTGGCAAAGTTACTCGCTCATATTTAGGCTTCAATCTACAAGATCTAGACCGAAATTTGGCAGAATCTTACAATTTGCCAAAACCTGAAGGCTCATTGATTACCAATGTGCAGCCAAACTCACCTGCACAGAAAGCGGGGCTAAAAGCGGGCGATATTATTTTAAAATTTAATGGAACACCGATTTCACGAACCTCTGAATTATTGAACTATTTAAATCGTACTATGCCAAATCAAACGGTACAGCTTGAAGTATTGCGTGATGATAAAAAGCGGAATATATCAGCAACACTCACCACCGCACCAGATGATACACCTGCAAAATCAGATACAGTTGCTCAAAGCAAAGGACCTGTTTTAGGCATTGCTATCCGAAATTTAGCACCTGCTGAATTGTCGCAGCTCAATGTGAAAGGGGGGGTGTTAATTCAAGAAGTGAAGCGTGGTGGCGCAGCAGCACAGTCAGGTATGACGGCTGGTGATGTGGTCACGCGCATTAATAATAAAGTCATAAACAACACCAATGATTTTATCCAAGCGGCATCTGAGTTGAAAAAAGGTCAGGTTGCCCGCGTTGGAATTATCCGACAAGGCACACCGGCCATTTTAGGGATGCGGATCCAATAA
- a CDS encoding RBBP9/YdeN family alpha/beta hydrolase → MIHTVIVPGVGGSEHDHWQSWLQRQLKSCSRVQQQDWNKPVLHEWIEQFVKTVQSIHEPIQIVAHSFGCLTTVAALAQHPELNQKIKNLVLVAPANPARFGNAGFARDSQNNYQQYFHQLKLQVPSQMIISENDPWLNFQDALQLAKAWKIRPKNLGQVGHINVASGFGPFPEIYDFLISESVLKNISFYNESKYLFKFAI, encoded by the coding sequence ATGATTCATACTGTAATTGTACCGGGCGTGGGTGGAAGTGAACATGACCACTGGCAATCGTGGCTACAACGTCAGCTCAAGTCATGCTCTCGTGTACAGCAGCAAGATTGGAATAAACCCGTACTTCATGAATGGATTGAGCAATTTGTCAAAACAGTTCAATCCATTCATGAACCAATTCAAATTGTGGCACATAGCTTTGGTTGTTTAACTACAGTCGCTGCTTTAGCACAGCATCCTGAACTAAATCAAAAAATCAAAAATTTAGTTCTGGTTGCGCCAGCCAACCCTGCTCGCTTTGGTAATGCAGGTTTTGCTCGCGATAGCCAAAATAACTATCAACAGTATTTCCACCAACTCAAGTTACAAGTTCCCAGCCAAATGATCATCAGTGAAAATGATCCATGGCTTAATTTTCAAGATGCGTTGCAACTGGCAAAAGCATGGAAAATCAGACCTAAGAACTTGGGGCAAGTAGGACATATTAATGTGGCATCAGGTTTTGGGCCATTCCCTGAAATTTATGATTTTTTGATTTCAGAAAGTGTGCTAAAAAACATTAGTTTTTACAATGAAAGCAAGTATTTATTTAAATTTGCAATTTAA
- the mltG gene encoding endolytic transglycosylase MltG — protein MKGLLLIAVSIIVLLMIVLWSSLFKSYPVEGKKQLLAINSGDTYSGFIDRLAKEDMASFPIILKLYQKIFIHDTLKAGVYEVREGMSIRQVLDMISNVDNAEMNRILVIEGTTFKQLVEALKKDALVKKEVSNLPMDQLLKALDIPYDHAEGLFAPDTYFFAKGESDKKILTDLYKRQMKALDEAWANRVANLPYKDKYEALIMASIIEKETNVDRELEQVSGVFARRLQLGMRLQTDPTVIYGMGDKYTGNITRQDLRTPTAYNTYTINGLPPTPIALPSKKAIEATMHPDNSKNIYFVATGNGGHTFSETLEQHNQAVKEYLSVLKTKKDE, from the coding sequence ATGAAAGGGTTGTTATTGATTGCTGTGAGTATCATTGTTTTATTGATGATTGTACTGTGGTCGAGTCTATTTAAGTCCTACCCTGTTGAGGGTAAAAAGCAGTTATTGGCCATTAACTCTGGCGATACCTATTCCGGTTTTATTGACCGTTTAGCCAAAGAAGACATGGCTAGTTTTCCCATTATTTTAAAGCTCTATCAAAAGATTTTTATTCATGACACGCTGAAAGCAGGCGTTTATGAAGTGCGCGAAGGTATGAGTATTCGCCAAGTTTTGGATATGATTTCCAATGTCGATAATGCCGAGATGAATCGTATATTGGTAATAGAAGGCACGACTTTTAAACAACTGGTCGAAGCTTTAAAAAAAGATGCTCTCGTCAAAAAAGAAGTGTCTAATTTGCCCATGGATCAGCTTTTAAAAGCTTTAGACATTCCTTATGACCATGCAGAAGGACTGTTTGCGCCAGATACTTACTTTTTTGCTAAAGGTGAGTCGGACAAAAAAATCTTAACGGATTTATACAAACGCCAAATGAAAGCTTTAGATGAAGCGTGGGCAAACCGTGTGGCAAATTTGCCGTATAAAGACAAATACGAAGCCTTGATCATGGCCTCTATCATTGAAAAAGAAACCAATGTTGACCGTGAACTGGAGCAAGTGTCAGGTGTGTTTGCGCGTCGCCTTCAACTCGGTATGCGTTTGCAAACGGACCCGACCGTGATTTATGGTATGGGCGATAAATACACAGGCAACATTACCCGCCAAGACTTGCGTACCCCAACAGCCTACAATACCTATACCATCAATGGCTTACCTCCTACGCCAATTGCTTTACCAAGTAAAAAAGCCATTGAAGCCACCATGCATCCAGACAACAGCAAAAACATCTACTTTGTTGCAACGGGTAATGGTGGGCACACATTTAGTGAGACTTTAGAGCAGCACAACCAAGCTGTAAAAGAATATCTCAGCGTTTTAAAAACCAAGAAGGATGAATAG
- the tmk gene encoding dTMP kinase, with amino-acid sequence MFISFEGTEGVGKTTLIRKIYEHLEQQGQQVVLTREPGGTPMAEQIRSLLLSVNHEESMANDTELLLMYAARAQHLQQVIVPALTEHKTVLCDRFTDASFAYQCSGRGLSKSKLQLLNDHFVSHMPNITFWLDAPIETGMSRARERGALDRFEQEKVTFFEKVRAGYQQLWEQYPERVKRLDATQSPEQVFAQALQYLN; translated from the coding sequence ATGTTTATTAGTTTTGAGGGCACAGAAGGTGTCGGTAAAACCACACTGATTCGCAAAATTTATGAGCATCTAGAACAACAAGGTCAGCAGGTTGTTTTAACGCGTGAGCCAGGTGGTACACCGATGGCTGAGCAAATTCGCTCTCTATTATTATCAGTTAATCATGAAGAGTCGATGGCGAATGATACTGAGCTGCTACTGATGTACGCGGCTCGCGCACAGCACTTACAACAAGTGATCGTGCCGGCTTTAACGGAACATAAAACCGTATTGTGTGATCGTTTTACCGATGCCAGCTTTGCTTACCAATGCTCAGGACGTGGTTTGAGCAAGTCGAAGTTGCAACTGCTGAATGATCACTTTGTCAGCCATATGCCAAATATTACATTTTGGCTCGATGCACCGATTGAAACAGGTATGTCGCGCGCACGTGAACGTGGGGCTTTAGACCGCTTTGAACAAGAAAAAGTCACTTTTTTTGAAAAAGTACGGGCAGGTTATCAGCAGCTCTGGGAGCAGTATCCTGAGCGGGTCAAACGCTTGGATGCGACCCAGTCACCAGAGCAGGTTTTTGCACAAGCGTTGCAATATTTAAACTAA
- a CDS encoding PaaI family thioesterase — protein MKSNLTEIVAFLEKEFPQSLEKCRIESITERAATVVYQVDKRDLRPGGTVSGPTMMTLADYALYIAILGEIGIVGLAVTTNLSINFLSKPVASANIRGECKLMKVGKVLVVGDVWLYSVGKDEPIAHVVGTYSIPPKS, from the coding sequence ATGAAAAGTAACTTAACCGAGATTGTGGCTTTTTTAGAAAAGGAATTTCCACAAAGTTTAGAAAAATGTCGTATCGAATCCATCACTGAGCGCGCTGCAACAGTCGTGTATCAGGTAGATAAGCGCGATTTGAGACCAGGTGGAACAGTTTCAGGCCCAACTATGATGACCCTTGCTGACTATGCGCTGTATATTGCTATTTTAGGAGAGATTGGGATAGTCGGTTTAGCTGTGACCACTAATTTGTCGATTAATTTTCTCAGTAAACCTGTTGCTTCAGCAAATATACGTGGTGAGTGTAAACTGATGAAAGTAGGCAAAGTGCTGGTGGTTGGTGATGTGTGGTTATATTCAGTTGGTAAGGATGAACCCATTGCACATGTGGTGGGAACTTATTCTATTCCACCCAAATCCTAA
- a CDS encoding sulfate ABC transporter substrate-binding protein, producing MSLSKLKIGVLAALVSVTSFGVVAKDFLNVSYDPTRELYEDVNKQFGAYWKQRTGQDINFKQSHGGSGKQARSVIDGLGADVVTLALAADIDVIAEKAKLLPTNWQKKLPNNSTPYTSTIVFLVRKGNPQGIKDWGDLVKPGVGIITPNPKTSGGARWNYLAAWAWAKHQPAGNDAKAQEFVRKIYKNTKVLDSGARGATTTFAERGIGDVLLAWENEAHLAIREQPGKFEIVTPSLSILAEPPVAIVEKNAEKDGNLNLAKAYLNYLYSPAGQEIAAKNFYRPRNASVLKKYATTFKPLKLVTIDKEFGGWTKVQKQHFENGGVFDQIVKANTTK from the coding sequence ATGAGCTTATCTAAGTTAAAAATTGGGGTACTAGCAGCGCTAGTTTCAGTCACATCTTTTGGTGTCGTAGCAAAAGATTTTCTTAATGTGTCATATGATCCAACACGCGAACTCTATGAAGACGTCAACAAACAGTTTGGCGCTTATTGGAAACAACGCACAGGACAAGACATCAACTTTAAACAGTCTCACGGCGGCTCGGGGAAACAAGCCCGTTCGGTCATTGATGGTTTAGGTGCAGATGTGGTGACACTTGCTCTTGCAGCAGATATCGATGTGATTGCTGAAAAAGCAAAACTTTTACCGACCAACTGGCAAAAGAAATTACCCAATAACTCGACACCATATACTTCGACTATTGTATTCCTTGTCCGTAAAGGTAACCCTCAAGGCATTAAAGACTGGGGCGACCTCGTTAAGCCAGGTGTTGGCATTATTACACCTAATCCAAAAACATCAGGTGGTGCACGCTGGAACTACTTAGCAGCTTGGGCTTGGGCGAAACATCAGCCTGCGGGTAACGATGCCAAAGCACAAGAGTTCGTGCGTAAAATTTATAAAAATACCAAAGTGCTAGATTCAGGGGCACGTGGCGCCACTACAACCTTTGCTGAACGCGGTATCGGTGATGTTCTCTTAGCATGGGAAAACGAAGCACACTTAGCAATTCGTGAACAACCAGGTAAGTTTGAGATCGTAACGCCTTCATTATCTATTTTGGCAGAACCACCTGTTGCCATTGTTGAAAAGAATGCAGAAAAAGACGGAAATTTGAATTTGGCGAAAGCATATCTCAACTATTTATATTCACCTGCTGGACAGGAAATTGCGGCGAAAAACTTCTATCGCCCACGTAATGCAAGTGTCTTGAAAAAATATGCGACCACATTCAAACCGTTGAAGTTGGTAACCATAGATAAAGAATTTGGCGGTTGGACTAAGGTACAAAAACAGCACTTTGAAAATGGTGGTGTATTTGACCAAATTGTGAAAGCCAATACCACGAAATAA
- the pabC gene encoding aminodeoxychorismate lyase, whose protein sequence is MHCYKNAQEIKQIELLDRAFHYGDGCFSTARIRDGVIELEPLHIARLKLACERLLLSADLAFIQRSIVQLKQTHAHLNGTLKIIISRGEGQRGYSLPTHPADVWVFFYPQASEALTYSEIDSGVLQHAIGLNMPQMVGVKSLNRLEQVLLKHEAEQHGWLEALVTDVQGSVVEGVSSNCFILLNDRWISPELRYNGVHGVMRAEILARMQQQGISCELRMIDMEEIPRFQSLFFCNALSPMKIAKSLNHQHLDVQPCIDLFHRLQLNQMQ, encoded by the coding sequence ATGCATTGCTATAAAAATGCACAAGAAATCAAACAAATAGAATTATTAGATCGTGCGTTTCACTATGGAGATGGTTGTTTTAGTACAGCGCGTATCCGTGACGGTGTGATCGAACTAGAGCCTCTACACATAGCACGCCTGAAATTGGCCTGTGAAAGACTGTTGTTGTCAGCAGATTTAGCCTTTATTCAGCGCAGCATCGTGCAATTAAAACAAACCCATGCACACTTAAACGGCACTCTGAAAATTATTATTAGTCGGGGTGAAGGGCAACGCGGTTATAGTTTGCCCACACATCCTGCTGACGTTTGGGTGTTTTTCTATCCGCAAGCATCAGAGGCTTTGACATACAGCGAAATTGATTCAGGGGTATTGCAACATGCAATTGGGTTGAATATGCCGCAAATGGTGGGTGTGAAAAGTTTAAACCGTTTAGAGCAAGTCTTACTCAAGCATGAAGCAGAACAACACGGTTGGTTGGAAGCTTTGGTCACAGATGTGCAAGGCTCTGTCGTTGAAGGTGTGAGCAGTAATTGTTTCATTCTGCTAAATGATCGGTGGATTAGTCCTGAACTTCGTTATAATGGCGTACATGGTGTCATGCGTGCCGAAATATTGGCACGCATGCAGCAACAAGGGATTAGCTGTGAGCTGAGGATGATTGATATGGAAGAAATTCCACGCTTTCAAAGCTTATTTTTTTGTAATGCCTTGAGTCCTATGAAAATAGCCAAAAGTTTGAATCATCAGCATTTAGATGTTCAGCCATGTATAGATTTGTTCCATCGTCTTCAACTTAATCAGATGCAGTAG
- the lepA gene encoding translation elongation factor 4: MAQAKKSVDIKNIRNFSIIAHIDHGKSTLADRFIQTCGGLQDREMQAQVLDSMELERERGITIKAASVTLYYTHPNGQEYQLNFIDTPGHVDFSYEVSRSLAACEGALLVVDAAQGVEAQSVANCYTAIEQGLEVLPVLNKIDLPQAEPERVIQEIEDIIGIEATEAPTCSAKTGLGIESVLETLVNVIPAPTGDRSAPLQALIIDSWFDNYLGVVSLVRVKEGRVRKGDKMLMKSTGQTHIITSVGIFNPKHTETDILEAGEVGFVIAGIKDIFGAPVGDTITLASTPEVKTLPGFKKVKPQVYAGLFPIDSSEFEPFREALHKLQINDSALFFEPESSDALGFGFRCGFLGMLHMEIVQERLEREYDLDLISSAPTVIYEAVMKNGETIYIDSPSKMPDGSTVEDLREPIAECHILVPQEYLGNVMTLCVERRGVQKDMKFMANQVSITFEIPMAEVVMDFFDKLKSCSRGFASLDYNFVRFESSSLVKVDVLINGDKVDALAMICHRQDARHRGIALVEKMKDLIPRQMFDVAIQAAIGAQIIARSTVKAMRKNVLAKCYGGDVSRKKKLLSKQKEGKKRMKQVGSVEIPQEAFLAVLKVER; this comes from the coding sequence ATGGCGCAAGCTAAAAAATCTGTTGATATTAAAAATATCCGTAATTTCAGTATTATTGCTCACATTGACCACGGGAAGTCAACGCTCGCTGACCGCTTTATTCAAACCTGTGGTGGTTTGCAAGATCGTGAAATGCAAGCACAAGTACTTGACTCCATGGAGCTTGAACGTGAGCGTGGTATTACCATTAAAGCTGCGTCGGTTACTTTGTATTACACCCATCCAAATGGTCAAGAGTATCAATTGAACTTTATTGATACACCAGGGCACGTCGACTTTTCATATGAAGTGTCACGCTCATTGGCAGCATGTGAAGGTGCATTGTTGGTTGTAGATGCGGCGCAAGGTGTGGAAGCACAGTCGGTTGCGAACTGCTATACCGCTATTGAGCAAGGTCTCGAAGTCCTTCCTGTGCTCAATAAAATTGATTTACCACAGGCTGAGCCTGAACGTGTGATTCAAGAAATTGAAGACATTATTGGTATTGAAGCAACTGAAGCACCGACCTGTTCGGCAAAAACAGGTCTTGGGATTGAGAGCGTTTTAGAAACCCTAGTTAATGTCATTCCTGCACCTACGGGTGATCGTAGTGCGCCATTACAAGCTTTGATTATCGACTCTTGGTTTGATAACTACTTGGGCGTGGTTTCGTTAGTGCGTGTGAAAGAAGGTCGTGTGCGTAAGGGCGACAAGATGTTGATGAAATCAACAGGCCAAACACACATTATTACTTCTGTGGGTATTTTTAATCCTAAACATACCGAAACAGACATCCTTGAAGCGGGTGAAGTTGGTTTCGTTATTGCAGGGATTAAAGACATTTTTGGTGCGCCAGTGGGTGATACAATTACCCTTGCAAGCACACCAGAAGTTAAAACTTTGCCAGGCTTTAAAAAAGTGAAGCCACAGGTGTATGCAGGTTTGTTCCCGATTGATTCAAGTGAATTTGAACCGTTCCGTGAAGCTTTGCATAAACTTCAGATCAATGACTCTGCATTATTCTTTGAACCTGAAAGCTCAGATGCTTTAGGTTTTGGCTTCCGTTGTGGCTTCTTAGGCATGCTACACATGGAAATCGTGCAAGAGCGTTTAGAGCGTGAGTATGATTTAGACCTCATTTCATCTGCACCGACAGTGATTTACGAAGCGGTGATGAAGAATGGTGAAACGATTTATATCGATAGCCCATCAAAAATGCCAGACGGTTCAACAGTCGAAGATCTACGCGAGCCGATTGCCGAGTGCCATATCCTTGTACCGCAAGAGTATCTAGGTAATGTTATGACTTTATGTGTAGAGCGCCGTGGTGTGCAAAAAGACATGAAGTTTATGGCCAACCAAGTTTCGATCACTTTTGAAATTCCAATGGCGGAAGTGGTGATGGATTTCTTTGATAAGTTGAAGTCGTGTTCACGCGGTTTTGCATCGCTCGATTATAACTTTGTTCGCTTTGAAAGTTCATCATTGGTCAAAGTTGATGTTCTAATCAATGGCGATAAAGTTGATGCCTTGGCAATGATTTGTCACCGTCAAGATGCGCGTCACCGTGGTATCGCACTGGTTGAAAAAATGAAAGATTTGATTCCACGTCAAATGTTTGATGTAGCGATTCAAGCGGCCATTGGTGCACAAATTATTGCTCGTTCCACTGTAAAAGCGATGCGTAAAAACGTATTGGCGAAATGTTATGGTGGCGATGTTTCTCGTAAGAAGAAACTGCTATCGAAGCAAAAAGAAGGTAAGAAACGTATGAAGCAAGTGGGAAGTGTAGAAATTCCACAAGAAGCGTTCTTGGCTGTGTTGAAAGTAGAAAGATAA
- a CDS encoding acyl-CoA thioesterase → MSSIFDLRLQVQAEHIDQLGHVNNVIYMHWMQDVATAHIDALGLGLKEYIELKHAMVAVEHHVQYRKAAFEEDEIILRTWFDDINALYSSRQYVFYRPKDNSILFVAQTKWACVEIETGRAKRMSPSFTQAYQPLAKDVNALDFSMDYSKSPVKSKNT, encoded by the coding sequence ATGAGTAGTATTTTTGACTTAAGACTTCAGGTACAGGCTGAACATATCGACCAGTTAGGTCATGTGAATAACGTAATTTATATGCATTGGATGCAGGATGTCGCAACAGCACATATTGATGCTTTGGGTTTGGGCTTAAAAGAATATATCGAGTTAAAACATGCCATGGTTGCGGTTGAGCATCATGTGCAGTACCGAAAAGCTGCATTTGAGGAGGATGAAATCATCCTACGTACATGGTTTGACGATATAAACGCATTATATTCATCACGCCAATATGTGTTTTATAGACCCAAAGACAATAGCATTTTATTTGTTGCTCAAACCAAGTGGGCTTGCGTAGAGATTGAAACAGGACGTGCGAAACGTATGTCACCCAGTTTTACCCAAGCTTACCAACCGCTTGCAAAAGATGTGAATGCTCTGGATTTTTCAATGGATTATTCAAAAAGCCCAGTGAAAAGCAAAAACACGTAA
- the lepB gene encoding signal peptidase I, with product MDFDFNLILVPVTLIFFLVWLLDKFVFKQRATKGKGNENFVITWAYDFWPVLAIVLCLRSFFYEPFNIPSDSMVPTLETGDFILVNKFDYGVRLPIVNKKVIDVGEPERGDVIVFRYPPQPTISYIKRVVGIPGDHIVFDHGQLTINGQKVAKVPVEFSREKDSLDTPTSIYHKETIGKHTFTMRELEGVNVARQAPYINFVENGKYSAENGLYWEVKVKEGEYFAMGDNRDQSADSRFWGMVPEQNLTGRAFYIWMHKEPGFKLPSFNRNGSID from the coding sequence ATGGATTTTGATTTTAATTTGATACTTGTTCCTGTCACGCTCATATTCTTTTTGGTGTGGTTGCTTGATAAGTTTGTATTCAAGCAGCGAGCGACAAAAGGCAAGGGGAATGAAAATTTTGTCATTACTTGGGCTTATGATTTCTGGCCAGTCCTCGCAATCGTTCTATGCTTACGTTCATTCTTTTATGAACCTTTTAATATTCCTTCGGACTCGATGGTGCCGACTTTAGAAACAGGTGACTTCATCTTGGTCAACAAGTTTGACTATGGTGTGCGTCTGCCGATTGTGAATAAAAAAGTGATTGATGTGGGTGAGCCTGAGCGTGGCGATGTGATTGTCTTCCGTTATCCACCGCAACCGACGATTAGCTATATCAAACGTGTGGTAGGTATTCCAGGCGATCACATTGTTTTTGATCATGGTCAATTAACCATTAATGGTCAAAAAGTGGCTAAAGTTCCCGTTGAGTTTAGTCGTGAAAAAGATAGTTTGGATACACCAACCTCGATATATCACAAAGAAACCATTGGTAAGCATACCTTTACCATGCGCGAGTTAGAAGGTGTTAATGTGGCACGCCAAGCACCGTATATTAACTTTGTAGAAAATGGTAAATACTCTGCTGAAAATGGTTTATATTGGGAAGTGAAAGTAAAAGAGGGTGAGTACTTTGCGATGGGGGATAATCGTGACCAAAGTGCTGACAGTCGTTTTTGGGGAATGGTTCCTGAACAGAACCTAACAGGTCGTGCATTTTATATTTGGATGCATAAAGAGCCTGGCTTTAAGTTACCGTCATTTAACCGTAACGGTAGCATAGACTAA
- the nadB gene encoding L-aspartate oxidase, which produces MDMSNLNTTHHFDVIIVGSGGAGLSLALSLPQHFNIAVLAKSNLTDASTFYAQGGVAAVLDETDSIEQHIDDTMIAGAHLCETEAVKQTVEGGKPSVDFLLKHGVQFTLDDQEQLHLTREGGHSQRRIIHAADATGRAISTTLVERAIEKDNITIFENYIAIDLITSQKLGLKEQPNRALGLYALDEKTEKVHTFLAPFTALACGGAMKAYLYTSNPDIATGDGIAMAFRAGCRVANMEFNQFHPTCLYHPQARSFLITEAMRGEGAYLRLPDGERFMLRFDERAELAPRDIVARAIDYEIKRLGIRHVWLDISHKPESFIKEHFPTLYARLLELGIDITKEMIPVVPAAHYTCGGVVVDEHSQTDIQGLYAIGETSYTGLHGANRMASNSLLECFVYGMSAAEHIEKSFDSNYQSPTAPAWDDSQVTNPDEDVVILQNWDELRQTMWNYVGIVRTTKRLERALHRIEMLKREITEYYQDYQVSKNLIELRNLVLVSEMIVRCAMERKESRGLHYTLDYPELSNELRKTVLTPLNFKVETPLVNN; this is translated from the coding sequence ATGGACATGTCTAATTTAAACACAACACATCATTTTGATGTGATTATTGTGGGAAGTGGCGGTGCAGGCCTGAGCTTAGCCTTATCGTTGCCTCAACATTTCAATATTGCCGTTCTTGCAAAATCAAACCTGACCGATGCAAGTACCTTCTATGCGCAAGGTGGCGTTGCTGCTGTTTTAGATGAAACGGATTCGATTGAACAGCACATTGATGACACCATGATTGCAGGCGCTCACTTATGCGAGACCGAAGCTGTAAAGCAAACCGTTGAAGGCGGTAAACCTTCTGTTGATTTTCTACTGAAACATGGCGTCCAGTTTACCCTTGATGATCAAGAGCAATTGCATCTAACACGTGAAGGTGGACATTCTCAACGCCGTATTATTCATGCTGCTGATGCAACAGGTCGTGCCATTTCAACCACTTTAGTTGAACGTGCAATTGAAAAAGACAACATCACCATTTTTGAAAATTACATCGCCATCGATTTAATCACCTCTCAAAAACTGGGCTTAAAAGAACAACCAAATCGTGCATTAGGCCTCTATGCACTCGATGAAAAGACTGAAAAAGTCCATACATTTTTAGCACCTTTCACTGCTTTAGCCTGTGGGGGGGCAATGAAAGCCTACTTGTATACTTCAAACCCTGACATTGCAACTGGTGACGGCATTGCCATGGCTTTTCGAGCAGGCTGCCGCGTGGCCAATATGGAATTTAACCAATTCCACCCAACCTGTTTATACCACCCACAAGCACGCTCTTTCCTGATTACTGAAGCAATGCGTGGTGAAGGTGCTTATTTACGTTTACCCGATGGCGAACGTTTTATGTTGCGCTTTGATGAACGTGCAGAACTTGCTCCACGTGACATTGTGGCACGCGCTATTGACTATGAAATCAAACGCTTAGGTATTCGTCATGTCTGGCTCGACATTAGTCATAAACCCGAAAGTTTCATTAAAGAACACTTCCCGACCTTGTATGCTCGTTTGCTCGAACTTGGCATCGACATTACCAAGGAAATGATTCCTGTAGTTCCTGCTGCGCACTATACCTGCGGCGGTGTCGTGGTTGATGAACATAGTCAAACTGACATTCAAGGTTTATATGCGATTGGTGAAACATCATATACAGGTTTGCATGGTGCTAACCGGATGGCCAGTAACTCACTATTAGAATGTTTTGTGTATGGTATGAGTGCTGCGGAACACATCGAGAAAAGTTTTGATTCAAATTACCAATCTCCAACGGCTCCAGCTTGGGACGATTCCCAAGTGACAAATCCTGATGAAGATGTGGTGATTTTGCAAAACTGGGATGAACTGCGTCAGACCATGTGGAACTATGTCGGCATTGTCCGTACCACGAAACGTCTTGAACGCGCACTCCACCGTATTGAAATGTTGAAGCGGGAAATTACTGAGTATTACCAAGATTATCAAGTCAGTAAGAACTTAATTGAGCTACGTAATTTGGTTTTAGTGTCTGAAATGATCGTGCGCTGTGCTATGGAACGAAAAGAATCACGTGGGCTACATTACACTTTAGACTACCCTGAACTGTCGAATGAACTACGTAAAACCGTACTCACCCCTTTAAATTTTAAAGTTGAAACACCTTTAGTGAATAACTAA